A single window of Balaenoptera ricei isolate mBalRic1 chromosome 15, mBalRic1.hap2, whole genome shotgun sequence DNA harbors:
- the GIGYF1 gene encoding GRB10-interacting GYF protein 1 isoform X3 has protein sequence MGKGAGPPLGGASRGRGSTRSRGRGRGDSCFYQRSIEEGDGAFGRNPREIQRSQSWDDRSERRFEKSARRDGARSGFDEGGAGPRKEHARSDSENWRSLREEQEEEEEGSWRLGAGPRRDGDRWRSASPDGGPRSAGWREHGDRRRKFEFDLRGDRGGCGEEEGRGGGGSSHLRRCRGPDGFDDDKDGLPEWCLDDEDEEMGTFDASGAFLPLKKGPKEPIPEEQELDFQGLEEEEEEPSEGLDEEGPEAGGKELTPLPPQEEKSSSPPPLPSLGPLWGGNGEGDDAVEKDLPAAEGDDMRAVQLSSGVGSPPGPPGDLEDDEGLKHLQQEAEKLVASLQDSSLEEEQFTAAIQAQGLRHSAAATALPLSHGAARKWFYKDPQGEIQGPFTTQEMAEWFQAGYFSMALLVKRGCDEGFQPLGEVIKMWGRVPFAPGPSPPPLLGNMDQERLKKQQELAAAALYQQLQHQQFLQLVGSRQLPQCALREKAALGDLPPPPQQQITAFLQQLQALKPPRGGDQNLLPTMNRSLSVPDSGPLWDIHTSASSQSGGEASLWDIPINSSTQGPILEQLQLQHKFQERREVELRAKREEEERKRREEKRRQQQQQEEQKRRQEEEELFRRKQVRQQELLLKLLQQQQAAAAVPVPPAPSSPPPLWAGLAKQGLSMKTLLELQLEGERQMHKQPPPREPSRAPAPNHRVQLGGLGAAPLNQWVSEAGPLWGGPDKSGGSSGLGLWEDTLKSSGSLARSLGLKNSRSSPSLSDSYSHLSGRPVRKKTEEEEKLLKLLQGIPRPQDGFTQWCEQMLHTLSATGSLDVPMAVAILKEVESPYDVHDYIRSCLGDTLEAKEFAKQFLERRAKQKASQQRQQQQEAWLSSGSLQTAFQTNHSTKLGSGEGSKAKRRALMLHSDPSILGYSLHGPSGEIESVDDY, from the exons ATGGGGAAAGGGGCTGGTCCCCCCCTAGGTGGCGCCTCCCGTGGCAGGGGCAGCACGCGGAGCCGAG GCCGCGGCCGTGGTGACAGTTGCTTTTACCAAAGAAGCATTGAAGAAGGCGATGGGGCCTTTGGCCGAAACCCCCGGGAGATCCAGCGTAGCCAGAGTTGGGATGACAG AAGCGAGAGGCGGTTTGAGAAGTCGGCCAGGAGGGATGGAG CGCGATCCGGGTTTGATGAGGGAGGGGCTGGCCCGAGGAAGGAGCATGCCCGCTCAGATAGCGAGAACTGGCGTTCTCTCCGAGAGGagcaagaggaagaggaggagggcagcTGGAGACTTGGGGCAGGACCCCGGCGAGATGGCGACCGCTGGCGCTCTGCCAGCCCTG ATGGCGGCCCCCGCTCTGCTGGCTGGCGGGAACATGGGGACCGGCGTCGCAAGTTTGAATTTGATTTGCGAGGGGATCGAGGAGGGTGTGgtgaagaggaggggaggggtggggggggcagctCTCACCTCCGGAGGTGCCGAGGGCCTGACGGCTTTGATGACGACAAGGATGGGCTCCCGGAGTGGTGTCTGGACGATGAGGATGAAGAAATGGGCACCTTCGATGCCTCCGGGGCCTTCTTGCCTCTCAAG AAGGGCCCCAAGGAGCCCATTCCTGAGGAACAGGAGCTCGACTTCCAGGgtctggaggaagaggaggaagagcctTCCGAAGGGCTGGACGAGGAGGGGCCTGAGGCGG GTGGGAAGGAACTGACCCCACTGCCTCCTCAGGAGGAGAAGTCCAGCTCCCCGCCCCCACTGCCCAGCTTGGGCCCACTCTGGGGAGGTAACGGGGAAGGCGATGATGCTGTGGAGAAGGACCTGCCGGCAGCTGAAG GAGACGATATGAGAGCAGTGCAGCTGAGTTCTGGGGTGGGCTCACCCCCTGGCCCACCTGGAGATCTGGAAGATGATGAAGGCTTGAAGCACCTGCAGCAG GAGGCGGAGAAGCTCGTGGCCTCCCTGCAGGACAGCTCCCTGGAGGAGGAGCAGTTCACAGCCGCCATCCAGGCCCAGGGCCTACGCCACTCTGCAGCTGCCACCGCCCTCCCCCTCAGTCATGGCGCGGCCCGGAAGTGGTTCTACAAGGACCCGCAGGGGGAGATCCAAG GCCCCTTCACGACACAGGAGATGGCGGAGTGGTTCCAGGCGGGTTATTTCTCCATGGCCCTGCTTGTGAAGCGGGGCTGTGATGAGGGCTTCCAGCCGTTGGGTGAGGTGATCAAGATGTGGGGTCGTGTGCCCTTTGCCCCTGGGCCCTCACCACCCCCACTGCTG GGAAACATGGACCAGGAGCGGCTGAAGAAGCAACAGGAGCTGGCGGCAGCCGCCTTGTACCAGCAGCTGCAGCACCAGCAGTTTCTGCAGCTGGTCGGCAG CCGCCAGCTCCCGCAGTGTGCGCTTCGGGAAAAGGCGGCTCTGGGGGACCTGCCGCCACCGCCGCAGCAGCAGATCACCGCGTTCCTGCAGCAGCTCCAAGCTCTCAAGCCCCCCAG GGGTGGGGACCAGAACTTGCTCCCGACGATGAACCGGTCCTTGTCAGTGCCAGACTCGGGCCCCCTCTGGGACATACATACCTCAGCCTCATCACAGTCAG GCGGTGAGGCCAGTCTTTGGGACATACCAATTAACTCTTCGACTCAGGGTCCAATTCTAGAACAACTCCAGCTGCAACATAAA TTCCAGGAGCGCCGAGAAGTGGAGCTCAGGGCGaagcgggaggaggaggagcgcaAGCGCCGAGAGGAGAAGCGccgccagcagcagcagcaggaggagcAGAAGCggcggcaggaggaggaggagctgttTCGGCGCAAGCAG GTGCGGCAGCAGGAGCTCCTGCTGAAGCTgctccagcagcagcaggcggCGGCTGCCGTCCCCGTGCCTCCTGCGCCCAGTTCCCCGCCCCCGCTGTGGGCCGGCCTGGCCAAGCAGGGCCTGTCCATGAAGACGCTGCTGGAGCTGCAGCTGGAGGGCGAGCGGCAGATGCACAAGCAGCCCCCGCCTCGGGAGCCGTCGCGGGCCCCGGCTCCCAACCACCGTGTG CAGCTCGGGGGCCTGGGCGCCGCCCCCCTGAACCAGTGGGTATCTGAGGCTGGGCCGCTGTGGGGCGGGCCCGACAAGAGTGGGGGCAGCAGTGGCCTGGGGCTCTGGGAGGACACCCTCAAGAGCAGCGGGAGCCTGGCCCGCAGCCTGGGCCTGAAGAACAGCCGCAGCAGCCCTTCTCTCAG TGACTCGTACAGCCACCTGTCAGGGCGGCCTGTGCGCAAAAagacggaggaggaggagaagctgcTGAAGCTGCTCCAGGGCATCCCCCGGCCCCAGGATGGCTTCACCCAGTGGTGTGAGCAGATGCTGCACACGCTGAGTGCCACGGGCAGCCTGGACG TGCCCATGGCTGTAGcgatcctcaaggaggtggagtCCCCCTACGACGTCCATGATTATATCCGTTCCTGCCTGGGGGACACGCTGGAAGCCAAAGAATTTGCCAAACAATTCCTGGAGCGGAGGGCCAAGCAGAAGGCCAgccagcagcggcagcagcagcag GAGGCTTGGCTGAGCAGTGGCTCCCTGCAGACAGCCTTTCAGACCAACCACAGCACCAAACTCGGCTCTGGGGAGGGCAGCAAGGCCAAGAGGCGGGCACTGATGCTGCACTCGGACCCCAGCATCTTGG GATACTCCCTGCATGGACCTTCTGGCGAGATCGAGAGCGTGGATGACTACTGA
- the POP7 gene encoding ribonuclease P protein subunit p20, with protein sequence MAENREPRGAVEAELDPVEYTLRKRLPHRLPRRPNDIYVNMKTDFKAQLARCQKLLDGGARGQNACNEIYIHGLGLAINRAINIALQLQAGSFGSLQVAASTSTVELVDELEPEIDTREPLTRIRNNSAIHIRVFRVTPK encoded by the coding sequence ATGGCCGAAAACCGAGAGCCCCGCGGAGCCGTCGAGGCTGAGCTGGACCCGGTGGAGTACACCCTGCGGAAGCGGCTCCCCCATCGCCTGCCCCGGAGGCCCAATGACATTTATGTCAACATGAAGACTGACTTTAAGGCCCAGCTGGCCCGCTGCCAGAAACTGCTGGATGGAGGGGCTCGGGGTCAGAACGCATGCAATGAGATCTACATCCACGGCTTGGGCCTGGCCATCAACCGCGCCATCAACATTGCCCTACAGCTGCAGGCTGGCAGCTTCGGGTCCTTGCAGGTGGCTGCCAGTACCTCCACCGTGGAGCTTGTCGATGAACTGGAACCGGAGATTGATACGCGAGAGCCGCTGACCCGGATCCGCAACAACTCGGCCATCCACATCCGTGTCTTCAGGGTCACACCCAAGTGA
- the GIGYF1 gene encoding GRB10-interacting GYF protein 1 isoform X2, translating into MAAETLNFGPEWLRALSSGGSVASPPPSPAMPKYKLADYRYGREEMLALYVKESKVPNELQDKEFAAVLQEEPLQPLALEPLTEEEQRNFSLSVNSVAVLRLMGKGAGPPLGGASRGRGSTRSRGRGRGDSCFYQRSIEEGDGAFGRNPREIQRSQSWDDRSERRFEKSARRDGARSGFDEGGAGPRKEHARSDSENWRSLREEQEEEEEGSWRLGAGPRRDGDRWRSASPDGGPRSAGWREHGDRRRKFEFDLRGDRGGCGEEEGRGGGGSSHLRRCRGPDGFDDDKDGLPEWCLDDEDEEMGTFDASGAFLPLKKGPKEPIPEEQELDFQGLEEEEEEPSEGLDEEGPEAGGKELTPLPPQEEKSSSPPPLPSLGPLWGGNGEGDDAVEKDLPAAEGDDMRAVQLSSGVGSPPGPPGDLEDDEGLKHLQQEAEKLVASLQDSSLEEEQFTAAIQAQGLRHSAAATALPLSHGAARKWFYKDPQGEIQGPFTTQEMAEWFQAGYFSMALLVKRGCDEGFQPLGEVIKMWGRVPFAPGPSPPPLLGNMDQERLKKQQELAAAALYQQLQHQQFLQLVGSRQLPQCALREKAALGDLPPPPQQQITAFLQQLQALKPPRGGDQNLLPTMNRSLSVPDSGPLWDIHTSASSQSGGEASLWDIPINSSTQGPILEQLQLQHKFQERREVELRAKREEEERKRREEKRRQQQQQEEQKRRQEEEELFRRKQVRQQELLLKLLQQQQAAAAVPVPPAPSSPPPLWAGLAKQGLSMKTLLELQLEGERQMHKQPPPREPSRAPAPNHRVLGGLGAAPLNQWVSEAGPLWGGPDKSGGSSGLGLWEDTLKSSGSLARSLGLKNSRSSPSLSDSYSHLSGRPVRKKTEEEEKLLKLLQGIPRPQDGFTQWCEQMLHTLSATGSLDVPMAVAILKEVESPYDVHDYIRSCLGDTLEAKEFAKQFLERRAKQKASQQRQQQQEAWLSSGSLQTAFQTNHSTKLGSGEGSKAKRRALMLHSDPSILGYSLHGPSGEIESVDDY; encoded by the exons ATGGCAGCAGAGACCCTCAACTTTGGGCCTGAGTG GCTGAGGGCCCTTTCTAGTGGTGGCAGTgtggcctccccacccccatcccctgccatGCCCAAATACAAGCTGGCCGACTATCGCTACGGGCGAGAGGAGATGCTGGCCCTCTATGTCAAGGAGAGCAAg GTCCCCAATGAGCTGCAAGACAAGGAGTTTGCTGCGGTGCTGCAGGAGGAGCCGCTGCAGCCCCTGGCCCTGGAGCCTCTGACTGAGGAGGAGCAG AGAAACTTCTCCCTGTCAGTGAACAGTGTGGCTGTGCTGAGGCTGATGGGGAAAGGGGCTGGTCCCCCCCTAGGTGGCGCCTCCCGTGGCAGGGGCAGCACGCGGAGCCGAG GCCGCGGCCGTGGTGACAGTTGCTTTTACCAAAGAAGCATTGAAGAAGGCGATGGGGCCTTTGGCCGAAACCCCCGGGAGATCCAGCGTAGCCAGAGTTGGGATGACAG AAGCGAGAGGCGGTTTGAGAAGTCGGCCAGGAGGGATGGAG CGCGATCCGGGTTTGATGAGGGAGGGGCTGGCCCGAGGAAGGAGCATGCCCGCTCAGATAGCGAGAACTGGCGTTCTCTCCGAGAGGagcaagaggaagaggaggagggcagcTGGAGACTTGGGGCAGGACCCCGGCGAGATGGCGACCGCTGGCGCTCTGCCAGCCCTG ATGGCGGCCCCCGCTCTGCTGGCTGGCGGGAACATGGGGACCGGCGTCGCAAGTTTGAATTTGATTTGCGAGGGGATCGAGGAGGGTGTGgtgaagaggaggggaggggtggggggggcagctCTCACCTCCGGAGGTGCCGAGGGCCTGACGGCTTTGATGACGACAAGGATGGGCTCCCGGAGTGGTGTCTGGACGATGAGGATGAAGAAATGGGCACCTTCGATGCCTCCGGGGCCTTCTTGCCTCTCAAG AAGGGCCCCAAGGAGCCCATTCCTGAGGAACAGGAGCTCGACTTCCAGGgtctggaggaagaggaggaagagcctTCCGAAGGGCTGGACGAGGAGGGGCCTGAGGCGG GTGGGAAGGAACTGACCCCACTGCCTCCTCAGGAGGAGAAGTCCAGCTCCCCGCCCCCACTGCCCAGCTTGGGCCCACTCTGGGGAGGTAACGGGGAAGGCGATGATGCTGTGGAGAAGGACCTGCCGGCAGCTGAAG GAGACGATATGAGAGCAGTGCAGCTGAGTTCTGGGGTGGGCTCACCCCCTGGCCCACCTGGAGATCTGGAAGATGATGAAGGCTTGAAGCACCTGCAGCAG GAGGCGGAGAAGCTCGTGGCCTCCCTGCAGGACAGCTCCCTGGAGGAGGAGCAGTTCACAGCCGCCATCCAGGCCCAGGGCCTACGCCACTCTGCAGCTGCCACCGCCCTCCCCCTCAGTCATGGCGCGGCCCGGAAGTGGTTCTACAAGGACCCGCAGGGGGAGATCCAAG GCCCCTTCACGACACAGGAGATGGCGGAGTGGTTCCAGGCGGGTTATTTCTCCATGGCCCTGCTTGTGAAGCGGGGCTGTGATGAGGGCTTCCAGCCGTTGGGTGAGGTGATCAAGATGTGGGGTCGTGTGCCCTTTGCCCCTGGGCCCTCACCACCCCCACTGCTG GGAAACATGGACCAGGAGCGGCTGAAGAAGCAACAGGAGCTGGCGGCAGCCGCCTTGTACCAGCAGCTGCAGCACCAGCAGTTTCTGCAGCTGGTCGGCAG CCGCCAGCTCCCGCAGTGTGCGCTTCGGGAAAAGGCGGCTCTGGGGGACCTGCCGCCACCGCCGCAGCAGCAGATCACCGCGTTCCTGCAGCAGCTCCAAGCTCTCAAGCCCCCCAG GGGTGGGGACCAGAACTTGCTCCCGACGATGAACCGGTCCTTGTCAGTGCCAGACTCGGGCCCCCTCTGGGACATACATACCTCAGCCTCATCACAGTCAG GCGGTGAGGCCAGTCTTTGGGACATACCAATTAACTCTTCGACTCAGGGTCCAATTCTAGAACAACTCCAGCTGCAACATAAA TTCCAGGAGCGCCGAGAAGTGGAGCTCAGGGCGaagcgggaggaggaggagcgcaAGCGCCGAGAGGAGAAGCGccgccagcagcagcagcaggaggagcAGAAGCggcggcaggaggaggaggagctgttTCGGCGCAAGCAG GTGCGGCAGCAGGAGCTCCTGCTGAAGCTgctccagcagcagcaggcggCGGCTGCCGTCCCCGTGCCTCCTGCGCCCAGTTCCCCGCCCCCGCTGTGGGCCGGCCTGGCCAAGCAGGGCCTGTCCATGAAGACGCTGCTGGAGCTGCAGCTGGAGGGCGAGCGGCAGATGCACAAGCAGCCCCCGCCTCGGGAGCCGTCGCGGGCCCCGGCTCCCAACCACCGTGTG CTCGGGGGCCTGGGCGCCGCCCCCCTGAACCAGTGGGTATCTGAGGCTGGGCCGCTGTGGGGCGGGCCCGACAAGAGTGGGGGCAGCAGTGGCCTGGGGCTCTGGGAGGACACCCTCAAGAGCAGCGGGAGCCTGGCCCGCAGCCTGGGCCTGAAGAACAGCCGCAGCAGCCCTTCTCTCAG TGACTCGTACAGCCACCTGTCAGGGCGGCCTGTGCGCAAAAagacggaggaggaggagaagctgcTGAAGCTGCTCCAGGGCATCCCCCGGCCCCAGGATGGCTTCACCCAGTGGTGTGAGCAGATGCTGCACACGCTGAGTGCCACGGGCAGCCTGGACG TGCCCATGGCTGTAGcgatcctcaaggaggtggagtCCCCCTACGACGTCCATGATTATATCCGTTCCTGCCTGGGGGACACGCTGGAAGCCAAAGAATTTGCCAAACAATTCCTGGAGCGGAGGGCCAAGCAGAAGGCCAgccagcagcggcagcagcagcag GAGGCTTGGCTGAGCAGTGGCTCCCTGCAGACAGCCTTTCAGACCAACCACAGCACCAAACTCGGCTCTGGGGAGGGCAGCAAGGCCAAGAGGCGGGCACTGATGCTGCACTCGGACCCCAGCATCTTGG GATACTCCCTGCATGGACCTTCTGGCGAGATCGAGAGCGTGGATGACTACTGA
- the GIGYF1 gene encoding GRB10-interacting GYF protein 1 isoform X1, whose protein sequence is MAAETLNFGPEWLRALSSGGSVASPPPSPAMPKYKLADYRYGREEMLALYVKESKVPNELQDKEFAAVLQEEPLQPLALEPLTEEEQRNFSLSVNSVAVLRLMGKGAGPPLGGASRGRGSTRSRGRGRGDSCFYQRSIEEGDGAFGRNPREIQRSQSWDDRSERRFEKSARRDGARSGFDEGGAGPRKEHARSDSENWRSLREEQEEEEEGSWRLGAGPRRDGDRWRSASPDGGPRSAGWREHGDRRRKFEFDLRGDRGGCGEEEGRGGGGSSHLRRCRGPDGFDDDKDGLPEWCLDDEDEEMGTFDASGAFLPLKKGPKEPIPEEQELDFQGLEEEEEEPSEGLDEEGPEAGGKELTPLPPQEEKSSSPPPLPSLGPLWGGNGEGDDAVEKDLPAAEGDDMRAVQLSSGVGSPPGPPGDLEDDEGLKHLQQEAEKLVASLQDSSLEEEQFTAAIQAQGLRHSAAATALPLSHGAARKWFYKDPQGEIQGPFTTQEMAEWFQAGYFSMALLVKRGCDEGFQPLGEVIKMWGRVPFAPGPSPPPLLGNMDQERLKKQQELAAAALYQQLQHQQFLQLVGSRQLPQCALREKAALGDLPPPPQQQITAFLQQLQALKPPRGGDQNLLPTMNRSLSVPDSGPLWDIHTSASSQSGGEASLWDIPINSSTQGPILEQLQLQHKFQERREVELRAKREEEERKRREEKRRQQQQQEEQKRRQEEEELFRRKQVRQQELLLKLLQQQQAAAAVPVPPAPSSPPPLWAGLAKQGLSMKTLLELQLEGERQMHKQPPPREPSRAPAPNHRVQLGGLGAAPLNQWVSEAGPLWGGPDKSGGSSGLGLWEDTLKSSGSLARSLGLKNSRSSPSLSDSYSHLSGRPVRKKTEEEEKLLKLLQGIPRPQDGFTQWCEQMLHTLSATGSLDVPMAVAILKEVESPYDVHDYIRSCLGDTLEAKEFAKQFLERRAKQKASQQRQQQQEAWLSSGSLQTAFQTNHSTKLGSGEGSKAKRRALMLHSDPSILGYSLHGPSGEIESVDDY, encoded by the exons ATGGCAGCAGAGACCCTCAACTTTGGGCCTGAGTG GCTGAGGGCCCTTTCTAGTGGTGGCAGTgtggcctccccacccccatcccctgccatGCCCAAATACAAGCTGGCCGACTATCGCTACGGGCGAGAGGAGATGCTGGCCCTCTATGTCAAGGAGAGCAAg GTCCCCAATGAGCTGCAAGACAAGGAGTTTGCTGCGGTGCTGCAGGAGGAGCCGCTGCAGCCCCTGGCCCTGGAGCCTCTGACTGAGGAGGAGCAG AGAAACTTCTCCCTGTCAGTGAACAGTGTGGCTGTGCTGAGGCTGATGGGGAAAGGGGCTGGTCCCCCCCTAGGTGGCGCCTCCCGTGGCAGGGGCAGCACGCGGAGCCGAG GCCGCGGCCGTGGTGACAGTTGCTTTTACCAAAGAAGCATTGAAGAAGGCGATGGGGCCTTTGGCCGAAACCCCCGGGAGATCCAGCGTAGCCAGAGTTGGGATGACAG AAGCGAGAGGCGGTTTGAGAAGTCGGCCAGGAGGGATGGAG CGCGATCCGGGTTTGATGAGGGAGGGGCTGGCCCGAGGAAGGAGCATGCCCGCTCAGATAGCGAGAACTGGCGTTCTCTCCGAGAGGagcaagaggaagaggaggagggcagcTGGAGACTTGGGGCAGGACCCCGGCGAGATGGCGACCGCTGGCGCTCTGCCAGCCCTG ATGGCGGCCCCCGCTCTGCTGGCTGGCGGGAACATGGGGACCGGCGTCGCAAGTTTGAATTTGATTTGCGAGGGGATCGAGGAGGGTGTGgtgaagaggaggggaggggtggggggggcagctCTCACCTCCGGAGGTGCCGAGGGCCTGACGGCTTTGATGACGACAAGGATGGGCTCCCGGAGTGGTGTCTGGACGATGAGGATGAAGAAATGGGCACCTTCGATGCCTCCGGGGCCTTCTTGCCTCTCAAG AAGGGCCCCAAGGAGCCCATTCCTGAGGAACAGGAGCTCGACTTCCAGGgtctggaggaagaggaggaagagcctTCCGAAGGGCTGGACGAGGAGGGGCCTGAGGCGG GTGGGAAGGAACTGACCCCACTGCCTCCTCAGGAGGAGAAGTCCAGCTCCCCGCCCCCACTGCCCAGCTTGGGCCCACTCTGGGGAGGTAACGGGGAAGGCGATGATGCTGTGGAGAAGGACCTGCCGGCAGCTGAAG GAGACGATATGAGAGCAGTGCAGCTGAGTTCTGGGGTGGGCTCACCCCCTGGCCCACCTGGAGATCTGGAAGATGATGAAGGCTTGAAGCACCTGCAGCAG GAGGCGGAGAAGCTCGTGGCCTCCCTGCAGGACAGCTCCCTGGAGGAGGAGCAGTTCACAGCCGCCATCCAGGCCCAGGGCCTACGCCACTCTGCAGCTGCCACCGCCCTCCCCCTCAGTCATGGCGCGGCCCGGAAGTGGTTCTACAAGGACCCGCAGGGGGAGATCCAAG GCCCCTTCACGACACAGGAGATGGCGGAGTGGTTCCAGGCGGGTTATTTCTCCATGGCCCTGCTTGTGAAGCGGGGCTGTGATGAGGGCTTCCAGCCGTTGGGTGAGGTGATCAAGATGTGGGGTCGTGTGCCCTTTGCCCCTGGGCCCTCACCACCCCCACTGCTG GGAAACATGGACCAGGAGCGGCTGAAGAAGCAACAGGAGCTGGCGGCAGCCGCCTTGTACCAGCAGCTGCAGCACCAGCAGTTTCTGCAGCTGGTCGGCAG CCGCCAGCTCCCGCAGTGTGCGCTTCGGGAAAAGGCGGCTCTGGGGGACCTGCCGCCACCGCCGCAGCAGCAGATCACCGCGTTCCTGCAGCAGCTCCAAGCTCTCAAGCCCCCCAG GGGTGGGGACCAGAACTTGCTCCCGACGATGAACCGGTCCTTGTCAGTGCCAGACTCGGGCCCCCTCTGGGACATACATACCTCAGCCTCATCACAGTCAG GCGGTGAGGCCAGTCTTTGGGACATACCAATTAACTCTTCGACTCAGGGTCCAATTCTAGAACAACTCCAGCTGCAACATAAA TTCCAGGAGCGCCGAGAAGTGGAGCTCAGGGCGaagcgggaggaggaggagcgcaAGCGCCGAGAGGAGAAGCGccgccagcagcagcagcaggaggagcAGAAGCggcggcaggaggaggaggagctgttTCGGCGCAAGCAG GTGCGGCAGCAGGAGCTCCTGCTGAAGCTgctccagcagcagcaggcggCGGCTGCCGTCCCCGTGCCTCCTGCGCCCAGTTCCCCGCCCCCGCTGTGGGCCGGCCTGGCCAAGCAGGGCCTGTCCATGAAGACGCTGCTGGAGCTGCAGCTGGAGGGCGAGCGGCAGATGCACAAGCAGCCCCCGCCTCGGGAGCCGTCGCGGGCCCCGGCTCCCAACCACCGTGTG CAGCTCGGGGGCCTGGGCGCCGCCCCCCTGAACCAGTGGGTATCTGAGGCTGGGCCGCTGTGGGGCGGGCCCGACAAGAGTGGGGGCAGCAGTGGCCTGGGGCTCTGGGAGGACACCCTCAAGAGCAGCGGGAGCCTGGCCCGCAGCCTGGGCCTGAAGAACAGCCGCAGCAGCCCTTCTCTCAG TGACTCGTACAGCCACCTGTCAGGGCGGCCTGTGCGCAAAAagacggaggaggaggagaagctgcTGAAGCTGCTCCAGGGCATCCCCCGGCCCCAGGATGGCTTCACCCAGTGGTGTGAGCAGATGCTGCACACGCTGAGTGCCACGGGCAGCCTGGACG TGCCCATGGCTGTAGcgatcctcaaggaggtggagtCCCCCTACGACGTCCATGATTATATCCGTTCCTGCCTGGGGGACACGCTGGAAGCCAAAGAATTTGCCAAACAATTCCTGGAGCGGAGGGCCAAGCAGAAGGCCAgccagcagcggcagcagcagcag GAGGCTTGGCTGAGCAGTGGCTCCCTGCAGACAGCCTTTCAGACCAACCACAGCACCAAACTCGGCTCTGGGGAGGGCAGCAAGGCCAAGAGGCGGGCACTGATGCTGCACTCGGACCCCAGCATCTTGG GATACTCCCTGCATGGACCTTCTGGCGAGATCGAGAGCGTGGATGACTACTGA
- the EPO gene encoding erythropoietin, translating to MGVRECPALLLLLSLLLLSLGLPVLGAPPRLICDSRVLERYILEAREAENATVGCAEGCSFSENITVPDTKVNFHAWKRMEVQQQAVEVWQGLALLSEAILQGQALLANSSQPSEALQLHVDKAVSGLRSLTSLLRALGAQKEAVPLPDAASSAAPLRTFTVDTLCKLFRIYSNFLRGKLTLYTGEACRRGDR from the exons ATGGGGGTGCGCG AATGTCCTGCCCTGCTGCTTCTGCTGTCCTTGCTGCtgctctctctgggcctcccagTCCTGGGCGCCCCCCCACGCCTCATCTGTGACAGCCGAGTCCTGGAGAGGTACATCCTGGAGGCCAGGGAGGCCGAAAATGCCACG GTGGGCTGTGCTGAAGGCTGCAGCTTCAGTGAGAACATCACTGTCCCAGACACCAAGGTTAACTTCCATGCCTGGAAGAGGATGGAG GTCCAGCAGCAGGCTGTGGAAGTCTGGCAGGGCCTGGCCCTGCTCTCAGAAGCCATCCTGCAGGGCCAGGCCCTGTTGGCCAACTCGTCCCAGCCATCCGAGGCCCTGCAGCTGCACGTGGACAAAGCTGTCAGCGGCCTGCGAAGCCTCACCTCCCTGCTTCGGGCGCTGGGAGCCCAG AAGGAAGCCGTCCCCCTTCCAGACGCAGCCTCCTCTGCAGCCCCCCTCCGAACATTCACTGTTGATACTTTGTGCAAACTTTTCCGAATCTACTCCAATTTCCTGCGGGGAAAGCTGACGCTGTACACAGGGGAGGCCTGCAGGAGAGGGGACAGGTGA